The genomic segment AGCTTTGATGGACTGTTAGAGCAAGAAAAAGTATGGTGGCAAAATAAGTGGCAGCTTTGCGGCATTGAAATACAAGGAGATGCACAAACACAAGCCGCCTTGCATTATTGTATTTATCAACTGATTGTCAACTGTTCTGCCAGAGACGATACTGTGAACATCGGTGCTCGCGGCTTGACACATACACGCTATAAAGGCTGCTATTTTTGGGATACCGATTTGTTCATGATGCCGTTTTACCTTTTAACCGACCCTTGCGCCGCAAAAAGCTTAATGCAATTTAGGGTGAATACGTTGCCTCAGGCAAAAGCGCATGCCGCTAAAATGAACAATGCCGGTGCTCGTTACCCCTGGATGGTATCTTACGACGGAACCGAGCAATGCGAAAGCTGGGATATTGGTGCAAGTGAGGTACATATAACCGCAGACATAGTTTATGCGATGAACCAGTATGTCACTGCCACTTTGGATGAAGAATTTTATAAAAACGGCGCAGCAGAGGTTTACATTGAAACCGCCCGTTTTTGGCTGAGCCGTTATACTCCCGAGCCCAATACAGACAAAGTAAATCTTTTGTTCTGCAAAGGCCCGGATGAATACTGCGGCATTACAAGCAATAATCTGTTTACAAATGTAATGGTGCAGCACAATTTAAAATTGGCAATCCGTGCGGCAGAATATTTAAGACAAAACAATTTTGGACAATACCAAAAGCTTGGTATAAGTGAGGATGAAATACAGACCTGGGAATGCCTGCACCACGCAATCAAGCTGCCTCAAGACCCTGTAACCAAACATTGGCGTACAGACGATACCTTTCACCTTTTGGAGCCGGTTGACCTCAGCACAATCAAGCCGGACGCAGGTGCCAGTTATCACCATGTTTGTTTTGACCGTTTACAGCGTTACAAAGTGATAAAACAAGCGGACGTTCTTTTATTGATGAGCCGTCTCCCCGAAAAATTTACAGCGCAGGAGAAATTAAACGCTTGGGAGGACTTTGAGCCTCTGTGCTTGCATGATTCCACCCTCAGTTTTGCCTCTCATGCACTGTTTGCCGCGCAAAACGGATTGGTAGAGCCTGCGGAGCATTATTTTGAGCAGGCGCTGTATTTGGATTTAAAAGAGGTTATGGGTAATACAGGTAAAGAAGGGCTGCACCTTGCTTGCCTGGGTGAAACATGGCAGGCAGTTGTATTCGGCTTTGCAGGGCTGTCTTTTGCAGATGGTTCGCCTAAGCTCCACCCACATTTACCCGATTCGTGGACTTCGCTTAAATTTAACTTTATATGGGAAAATAAAACATATTGCGCAAAAATAAGTGCAGATGGTGCATCTATTACCTTGTGGTAGGTTTTGAGGAATATTCTGTATGCTATTGTCATGAAAATCGCCAGATGTAAAATATAACAACAGCATGCAATTGGGTACTATAAAAGAAAAAGGGATAGGCAACAGCCTATCCCTTTTATGTTTATATACAACTATGCCAACCCAGCTGTTGTGTGAAATGCACAATATTTTAAGAGAGAAAGAATGAGATACTACTAAAAATAGGTTGGAGGGGTTGCAAATAAGCAGGTTCGATGCTATATTGATGTTAGTTATTTCGGACTCCGAAATAACAATGCGTTTAGGTGGGTGATAGTGTGAAAAAAAGCGGATTAAAAGATATGAAAAAAATTAACCGAACAATTATTATAGAAAATATTTTAAAAAAAGGTTCTATGTCGCGCATTGAGCTTGCACAGGCAACAGAGCTTTCGCCAAGCACCGTATCCGGCCTTGTAGGCGAAATGATACAGGAAAACCTTTTGGCAGAAACAGGTGCACAGGCCTCAACAGGAGGGCGCAGCCGAATAGAACTTTCAATCAACAA from the Hydrogenoanaerobacterium saccharovorans genome contains:
- a CDS encoding glycosyl hydrolase family 65 protein; this encodes MRNDITLFEKSITAESNCFADDFYESTFFTGNGRMGARGYIPFEPSARPIQTGLFIAGVYDEIKPGITDFVNLPTPIWEQIKMDGKSPTLAAPIKRTLDFSCGVLSFEYVLTVGEKHLNVLHQRFFSMSQTSLLLQRTICIPQTEMHVHIESGIHTACCNCPIPDDQVKENSETIQLTMEKNTHFYDNGFTSNFATHVTNISLEQQISFRTQGFGKGVSFHRAGDAVGMSFDVDAAKNQTLFIEKAAALFTSRDKDPLITPLSSGWSFDGLLEQEKVWWQNKWQLCGIEIQGDAQTQAALHYCIYQLIVNCSARDDTVNIGARGLTHTRYKGCYFWDTDLFMMPFYLLTDPCAAKSLMQFRVNTLPQAKAHAAKMNNAGARYPWMVSYDGTEQCESWDIGASEVHITADIVYAMNQYVTATLDEEFYKNGAAEVYIETARFWLSRYTPEPNTDKVNLLFCKGPDEYCGITSNNLFTNVMVQHNLKLAIRAAEYLRQNNFGQYQKLGISEDEIQTWECLHHAIKLPQDPVTKHWRTDDTFHLLEPVDLSTIKPDAGASYHHVCFDRLQRYKVIKQADVLLLMSRLPEKFTAQEKLNAWEDFEPLCLHDSTLSFASHALFAAQNGLVEPAEHYFEQALYLDLKEVMGNTGKEGLHLACLGETWQAVVFGFAGLSFADGSPKLHPHLPDSWTSLKFNFIWENKTYCAKISADGASITLW